AACATGTCTGATATCAACAGTTTGAAGGATCAATTAAATGGTGagtttgagatgaaagatttgGATGCAATTAAGAAGATCTTAGGTATAGAGATACGTGAAGATCTAAGCGTTGAAAATTTATACATGTCATAAAAGAAGTATCTTGAGAATGTACTTGAGCTTTTTGGCGTGTAAGACTACAAGCCAGTGGGTACTCTACTTGTAGCCTATTTCATATCATATTCAGGTTTGTCACAAGAAATTGAAGAGAATAAGGAGCACATGTCAAGTGTTTAATATGCTAGTGGAATTAGAAGCATTATATATGTTATGGTATGCACTCATCTAGACATTTCACATGTTGTTAGTATGGTCAACAAGTTTATAGAAAATCCTGGTATAGTTCACTAACAAGCTGTGATATTGATACTTTGTTATCTTACAGGTATTACAGATGACTTAGTATATGATAGGGGGTAGTAActccaaaaataatattggtGACTTCTTAGATTTAGATTAAATTGATGGTTTAGATAGGATGAGATTGTTGACGAGTTATCTTTTACTCTCTCGGGGTGTGCCATTAGTTGGAAAACAATTTTACAATCTATTATTACCTTGTCTATAATAGAGTTTGAGTATATGGTATTGacaaagacaataaaataagttttatgGTTAAGAGTTTTGCGGTTGACAATCTTGATTTGTCACATGAGTTGGTCGTTATACATTATGATAGTTAGAGTGATATTCATCTAGCTAAGAACTAGATTTACCATGAAAGGACCAGAGTGAGTTGACTTTTAGGTATCACTTCATTCTAAATATCATGTTACAAGGTGTTGTATCAATGAAAGAAGATTGCTACAATTAAAAACCCTGCAGATATGTTGACGATATCTATCTTGATAATCAAGTTCAAGCATTGCTtggatttgattgatttatgTAATACTTGAAATATGTTTGGTGGAGGCGATCAGAGAGGAGTTCAATATTCGTAAGTTGGCTCAATTTAAGCCAAGGTGGAGATTTATTGGATTTGTCTAAAATTATTGGCCCAAGTGAGAAAAGAAATGTACATGTATTAAGTCTATACATAAAAGACTacaattatcatattttaaggTTGAGATTTATTTATAAGTACCTTCATTCTCTACACTTTGGTGGTTAGAGAGGAGAGAAAATGTCaattttgagttattttatgatttttggtgAGAGAATAATTTACATGACACATTGTAATCTTCTATTTTCTCATAGTTAATTTTCTTGATAATGTTGCCTATAAAATAGGCCTAAATTGTTGAACACCATAAATATCTTTAATAGGAATCTTGGGGAAAAATGCATTATTTACTTAGGACTTTCCTGAAAGCAGGAATCTATACTATAAGTTGCTATCGAACTGAAAATGAAACCCTAACGTTCTATATGTGTTCTTTAATGATtaattgtgtttatatataCTTGCTAATTAGTTTGAGATTCTTGAGTTGTTTTTGCAACACTAATCAATGCTCCCTTTGTATTATAATTCTCGCATATCTTTTAAATAGAGCGTTTGTGGTACTGTGGTacgtaataattattttcaaaatattttttatttgaaaatgtatcaaaataatctaaaaaattattgaatgagatgaacaataatttttaatatcaatacattaaaataatataaaaatactaaaaaaattaatttgaagtaaagaaaaaaataaaaaatttaaatttttaaaatacaaaaacaaactgtTAATGAGATGAACAATTGAATGTAATTAGCAAGGCCAACTTGGCTAGTTTTCTTTGGTGCTTTTTGTTTCTCAAACATGTGGCTCGGTCATTGACaatatttttatggaaaattgtttattttgagAGGGTTTACTTGAAAATTTCCAGATTTCTTTTATACGAATCCGATTAAGGACGGATAATTCGGATGGATGTATAGTGCGATTAGAGAAAATCTGGCTTGATTGACAGCTACCTGGTTTTGAGTGGGAtgatttggaattaattttcataaacgAGCTTACACCTTTCGCCTCTTCCATTCCATTCGATTTGGCTTTTCCTTCGATTGTCGAGCTAGGTCAGCAACTCCCTTCACAGTTCCTAGCTTCCTTGCTTGTTTAATCTTTTCGAGATTCCAGGGGACGagccaaagcataaaaaaactccaaataaaaaaataataataatcaaagaaCGAAAATGTACTTGAAACGGATACCATCCATGTCTTCTCATCAATATCATCCACCAAGAATTTCCACGCTTGTAAAATACTAATAGCCAAAACAAAGTCAAACCTCTTTTTCTTGATTAAGCAAAACCCGCTTTCACCCCACCCTTTCCTCACGTTTAAGGGTCATATAGTCTCCTGTGGCAGCTCATTCGGCCTTGTATTATATAAGGTCAACCCAGACAGTCTGCGCACTCCATCAAATCATCATTAGTATTGGTTATATACAGTGGGATCATAGCCTCTTCTTCTACCTTTCCTAGCTTTTGGTGATTTGCTTCGAAAGTGTTAACTATATagtgcaagaaaagaaaagtatctAGCGATGGCAGCACGTGCTCTTCTCTTGGCATCACTTGTTCTCTCCTGCTTTCTATTGCCTTGCTATGGAACTGTGCTCTTCTCTTCTCTGCAAAGAACTCTTGCAGTCACGGCCTCACCAACATCCGGACAAGGTAACACGATCCACATGACATCGTTTTCTTTCTTGTCTGTTCTTCATTTTCAACTTCTCAGTTCTACTTTCAGATTTAAGGTTGCTTTCCCTCCTTGATCTCACCATGCATCCAGTGCTCCATCCAGATTTAATGGCACAGTACAgaactaattattaattaactttgCAGTATTGAAAGGTGGTGTGGACAAAATCACCGTGACATGGGGGCTGAACCAGACCCTCGCAGCTGGGACGGACTCGACCTACAAGACCATCAAGGTCAAGCTATGCTACGCTCCCATAAGCCAGGTTGACCGTGGGTGGAGAAAAACTGTAGACGATCTAAAAAAGGACAGGACTTGCCAGAATGATATCGTTGCTAGACCTCACAGCCCTGCTAACAGCACCGCCCAGTTCGAGTGGACTGTTGAGCGTGACGTGCCCACTGCCACGTACTTCATACGAGCCTATGCTTACGACGCAGATGAAAAGGAGGTGGCTTACGGGCAAACAACAGATGCACACAAGACCACCAATCTGTTTCAAGTCCAAGCAATCAGTGGACGCCACGCCACAATGGATATTTGCTCAGTATGCTTCAGTGTTTTCTCTGTTGTGTCCTTGTTTGGTTTCTTCTACAATGAGAAGAGAAAGGCAAAGAGGTCTCAGTGAAGCGAGCATGGCAAAAGATATCAGATCACACTACGGGTCCATGGAGTATTATAGTAGTGGGTTTTATGTTTACTTTCTTAAGCCTTTTGTATTGTGTTGTCCTTGGGGTTGGGGAAATGTTGACTTTGCAAtgggaaaacaagaaaaaaaagaagcgtCTGTGTTTGGTGGGGAAGGTGTTACCTGTGTTGTCCTTGGGGAAATGTTGACTTCGCAATgggaaaacaagaaaagaagaagcgcCTGTGTTTAGCGGGGAAGGTGTTACCTAAGGGATGAAAATTGCGTATGTAATTGCTGTTTGTTGAAGAAACTGAATGAAAGCTAGTTTTAATCGTCTTCGATCAATGTATAATGTGTTAGTAAATGGGAATCATGGTCTTCTTCAAATTAACTCAACTGAATTTTTCTATCTAAAGAAGTCTTCAGATTTTTCAAGAACCATCTTATCAAAATTAGCTGTAAGAGGAGAACCATCGACTTCAAAATCATTTCCAggatttaaccaaaaaaaaaacaaacgtaGCAGCacgaaagaaaaagagttagaACATGATCGTGATTACGACAGCTTGACAAAAAACATTGAGATTAAGATGGTGGATGATGATGATCACATTGACTATGACAAGCAAAGAAACATTGCTAGTAAAGTATTTAATCGtcattatatgaaaaaaaaaaaaagaatcctcGGACGAAAATTATAATGTACACATGAATGGCAATTTTACcaaagaaaattgaatttacTGATATTCTCTCAAGTCAGCTTAAGGATTAAAGCTCATTTCAGTGCCCTGCATCCTATCTGTGCTTCAAAGCAGTAACCTGTTGTCATAAACATCAATATGCCGAAATGCATCTGTGTCAGGAGGACAGGCTGCTTCGAAGGATCTATGGTACTGTATTCCATGGGAATCAGTTGAATGCCCACCTTTGTGATCGTGTCATGAAAGGCATGCCTTGCCACAATTGCACTGGTGGATAGCGTTCATACTTCATCAAAGTTCCAAAGGAGTGCTTCTTGAGATGAGGCACAAAGATCCAAAGGCAGATGAAAACAAACGatcactttcttcttctcttgaaatTCCAATGCTTGTAGGGTTTTAGGATGACCTCGAGGCCATCCAATGGCACTGATACCATAGCCATCCAGTACGACAACTCTGTACTCTGGACCAGGTGAAAAATCATAGTAGGCATGGCCATTGAGACCTGGAATCTTCAACAATGGTAGTAATTTGTCACGGGGAAGATTATAGAGGCAGTGATTGCCAATCAAGTGAAAAACAGGACCTTTGAATTTCTGAAATTCATCATTTACTTTCTTTACAATATCCAGAGACTGGTCCGGCGGACATTTCCCATCCACAATATCCCCAAAGTTGATCACAAAGTTAAGATTCTGGTGGTTATTCCACTTTTTTACTGCCCTGTGCAATACACGAATGCTTTGTTGATAATACCGGGGAACACCAATGAATGAATGACCATCAGGAATATCAGCATACTGGACATCAGAGATTTCACCAAATGAGAAAAGAGGTTGCTTCCCAGGTGAGCTTACCAATACATTTGTCGATCCCATTGCGTTGTCAGAGCAGAATATCTGTCAGAGAAAAAGATGATTTATCATCAGCAAGGTCCTCCAAGAAACTGATCAAAAGATAAAGGAATCAGCATGGGTAAGGAGGGATCTCAGAGTCAGTGTGCTACTCATCATGGTTGTAGTGCATGTGTTTTCCACTGGAATAAAGGATGCAGACTTGGAATATACTTTCGGGTAGGTGGTCAACCATCAAACCAGATGCTATACATGCAGGGACATCCATGAACTTTTATGCtgtatttacaaagaaaaaggcATCATTAGTATATATTGAGAATTAATTCTATCCCTGCAAGAATTCTCAAAGGTAAAAAAGCGAAAGAATTCAACCATCATAGATGTGCATACAAGAACCTATGATTTATGAGTCCACAGTTGTGATCATTGCATGGCAATTGGGTATATCACAGACAATAGAGAAGTGAACTTCCactgattttttcctttttgtttttttgattctTTTGGTCATTAGAACtcaaaacaaaagatttttacAGAACCAGGCAACGCACTTGAAACTTATGAAATTCAGCAAAAACACAGACTTCTGTTTTAAAGATTCTTAGGAATGCAGaactaaaacttaaaaaagaaaaaaattgcaagGGTCAGCATGAATCATTATTCCCATTGCAAATGGAAAATATGACTACATAGACAAAGTTCAATATAAACAAACTAATGGAAGATAttgtaaaatcaataataatccAATCAAGGACTTTTTCTCTCCTGGAATTGAATTTCTAGAGATTCATGTTAATGGAAAGAGGTCAATTCCATTGGATACAGAACATCATATACCTAAAAGTCTAAAACACAATAGGTGGGCATTCATAcaacatatttttctttgtagGGCATTCAAATGCTTATATAAGGAATGAAGGAACGttatatccttaaaaaaaaaaaactagacttCTATTGGAAATGAAAAATGCTCTCTGAGAACACAATTTTATGAGCTCTAGAACAACTAGCTGGTTCTCAATTAATTCACTCTTATTGTGTATAATGAAAAGATCATGTTGAGGAAAAACTGCTGATTAACTTGTAATTTGCCACCCATTTCTA
The sequence above is drawn from the Populus alba chromosome 15, ASM523922v2, whole genome shotgun sequence genome and encodes:
- the LOC118057424 gene encoding high-affinity nitrate transporter 3.1-like, translated to MAARALLLASLVLSCFLLPCYGTVLFSSLQRTLAVTASPTSGQVLKGGVDKITVTWGLNQTLAAGTDSTYKTIKVKLCYAPISQVDRGWRKTVDDLKKDRTCQNDIVARPHSPANSTAQFEWTVERDVPTATYFIRAYAYDADEKEVAYGQTTDAHKTTNLFQVQAISGRHATMDICSVCFSVFSVVSLFGFFYNEKRKAKRSQ